From Streptomyces sp. NBC_00690, a single genomic window includes:
- the eccB gene encoding type VII secretion protein EccB, with protein MASRRDELNAYTFAKKRTVAAFLQPSATGTEEGAPRPMRAIVPGLIVGALVLAGFGAFGMFKPKAPKDWAAPGTKVIVGKKSTTRYVVLETGKDKSKKVLLHPVLNLASARLLLNPQQFKVITVSDDVLDRGKPPRGPILGIPYAPDRLPGEKEAEQPKRWAACEQPGAGKSTSVQKATFVFGKRDEKLTEGARKLKGGQVLYVQGQQKKRFLVDPSGTKYLVPGDDSDVLTRALVNREQPQAVTDDWLATLHEGSRVEFPEVPGEVGADAGIGGGLTEEQDRIGMVLRAPTGTGPQHYVVLKGEVRPVSDFTAWLLINSPQTDRLNMEGDASKVDASSMSPESEDFGGQYRWPALKAELINTAGGERDTICSVLRKVDDKGRTTLSMWAGSRYPAEITAGGTSTYVTPGTGLLYTQIQGEQTKPDGSLFLVTDTGLRYAVQANGDSDSDRSEIGAGDQSEQSDGRPEPSEAQNRLGYGKVTPALVPIVWSEFLSKGPRLDTNSARQPQGS; from the coding sequence ATGGCATCACGGCGGGATGAGCTCAACGCGTACACCTTTGCGAAGAAACGCACGGTGGCGGCATTCCTCCAGCCTTCTGCCACGGGAACGGAGGAAGGAGCGCCGCGCCCGATGCGGGCCATCGTGCCCGGGCTGATCGTCGGCGCTCTGGTCCTGGCCGGCTTCGGCGCGTTCGGCATGTTCAAGCCCAAGGCGCCCAAGGACTGGGCGGCACCCGGCACCAAGGTGATCGTGGGCAAGAAGTCCACCACCCGGTACGTGGTCCTGGAGACCGGCAAGGACAAGAGCAAGAAGGTCCTCCTCCACCCCGTTCTCAACCTGGCCTCCGCCCGGCTGCTGCTCAACCCCCAGCAGTTCAAGGTCATCACGGTCAGCGATGACGTCCTCGACCGTGGCAAGCCCCCGCGCGGACCCATCCTCGGCATTCCGTACGCCCCCGACCGGCTGCCCGGCGAGAAGGAAGCGGAGCAGCCCAAGCGATGGGCCGCCTGCGAGCAGCCCGGCGCGGGCAAGAGCACCTCCGTGCAGAAGGCGACGTTCGTCTTCGGCAAGCGCGACGAGAAGCTCACCGAGGGCGCCCGGAAGCTCAAGGGCGGCCAGGTCCTCTATGTGCAGGGCCAGCAGAAGAAGCGCTTCCTCGTCGACCCGTCCGGCACCAAGTACCTGGTGCCCGGCGACGATTCCGATGTGCTGACCCGGGCCCTGGTCAACCGGGAGCAGCCCCAGGCCGTCACCGACGACTGGCTGGCCACGCTCCACGAGGGCAGTCGGGTCGAGTTCCCCGAAGTGCCGGGCGAGGTGGGTGCGGACGCCGGTATCGGCGGCGGGCTCACCGAGGAGCAGGACCGGATCGGCATGGTCCTGCGGGCCCCCACCGGCACCGGCCCGCAGCACTACGTCGTGCTCAAGGGCGAGGTGCGTCCCGTGTCGGACTTCACGGCCTGGCTGCTGATCAACTCCCCCCAGACCGACCGGCTCAACATGGAGGGTGACGCGTCGAAGGTGGACGCCTCGTCGATGAGCCCCGAGTCCGAGGACTTCGGCGGTCAGTACCGCTGGCCCGCCCTGAAGGCGGAGCTGATCAACACGGCGGGCGGGGAGCGCGACACGATCTGTAGCGTGCTGCGCAAGGTGGACGACAAGGGGCGGACGACCTTGTCGATGTGGGCGGGCTCCCGCTATCCGGCGGAGATCACGGCCGGTGGCACCAGCACCTATGTGACGCCCGGCACCGGGCTCCTCTACACCCAGATCCAGGGCGAGCAGACCAAGCCCGACGGCTCGTTGTTCCTGGTGACCGACACCGGACTGCGGTACGCGGTCCAGGCCAACGGTGACAGCGACAGCGACCGTTCGGAGATCGGCGCGGGCGACCAATCGGAACAGTCCGACGGACGCCCCGAGCCGAGCGAGGCGCAGAACCGGCTGGGATACGGCAAGGTGACGCCCGCGCTGGTCCCGATCGTGTGGTCGGAGTTCCTTTCCAAGGGGCCCCGGCTCGACACCAACAGCGCGCGCCAGCCGCAGGGTTCATAA
- a CDS encoding DUF397 domain-containing protein, with the protein MADSADKERQKDELYALDISGVEWLSAPGTSEDEERVEIAHLPGGAVAMRSSLDPDTVLRYTEAEWRAFVLGARDGEFDLT; encoded by the coding sequence ATGGCTGACTCAGCCGACAAGGAACGCCAGAAGGACGAGTTGTACGCCCTCGACATCTCCGGTGTGGAGTGGCTCAGCGCCCCCGGCACCAGCGAGGACGAGGAGCGGGTGGAGATCGCCCATCTGCCCGGTGGCGCGGTCGCGATGCGCTCGTCGCTGGACCCGGACACCGTGCTGCGCTACACCGAGGCCGAGTGGCGGGCCTTCGTCCTCGGGGCGCGTGACGGGGAGTTCGACCTCACCTGA
- the eccCa gene encoding type VII secretion protein EccCa — protein sequence MSQIVVKRPPRSLPPEVPTDALALEPPPELPRGQQEGMLMQILPVLGMGSSVVFFFSPQAPPFMRIMGVLMLVSTLAMVIAQVVRFRRGTQGQMADVRRDYLKYLAQTRRTIRKTARSQRDAQLYLNPDPEQLWSLVAEGSRVWERRVGDHDFGQIRVGLGAQQLATPLIAPDTAPVDELEPLAAGAMQQFLAVHGSLDGLPMAISLRAFYHLTVSGEPQSAQSAARALVTQLVTLHSPDDLMVAVVAAPGSVERWDWTKWLPHTQVPGQIDGAGSKRLFGDDLGELEQLLHSRLEGRPRFSRDNQPVLDQPHIVLVLDGGMVPPDSLFAAAEGLQGVTIVEVVSGDLDEPRGGLSIVVRPGKLRLASGHRVAYEGVPDGISLPAAEALARQLAPLRTGGGDDDEPLLANLDFTDLLNLGDAASVDVARTWRPRSMAERLRVPIGVGEDGQPVMLDLKEAAQEGMGPHGLCVGATGSGKSELLRTLVLGLAVTHSSETLNFVLADFKGGATFAGMSQMPHVAAVITNLSDDLTLVDRMGDAIRGELQRRQELLHKSGNYANIHDYEKARAAGAPLEPLASLVLVLDEFSELLTAKPDFIDMFIQIGRIGRSLGVHLLLASQRLEEGKLRGLDTYLSYRVGLRTFSAAESRAAIGVPDAYHLPSVPGSGYLKFGTEEMTRFKAAYVSGTYRTGGPDLSAGQLPIERRPAVFTAAPVPVVYAAPTPITSASARTHEDEALADTVLDVIVRRLEGQGVPAHQVWLPPLDQAPTLDQLLPGLAPTADRGLTATEYTRPGGLTVPLGLIDKPFEQRREVLYRDFSGAAGHMMIVGGPQSGKSTLMRTLISSFALTHTPYEVQFYCLDFGGGGLSSLSDLPHVGGVASRLDPERVRRAVAEVLGVLNRREEFFRANGIDSIATYRRRRAAGELPGEAWGDVFLVIDGWGGFKNDYEMMEPLVADLTARGLGYGIHVVITAARYMEVRAALKDQMLGRLELRLGDVMDSEFDRKVAANVPTGVPGRGQVPEKLHFMTALPRIDSISSAGDLAEGCAALVQASKSQWNGPPAPVIRLLPRRLPAEQLPKGFEQPQHGIAIGIDETSLEPVFVDFETDPFFLVFGESESGKTALLRLIAKQITERYTPEQARIVVGDYRRTMLEAVAPSHLLEYAPMTSAMEMHMDAIGTVMGKRAPKPDITPQQLRDRSWWTGPQLFVIIDDYELVATGSGNPLSVLVEHLPFARDVGIRFIVARSSAGASRAMYESFMQRIKELGAQGVILSGDPGEGDILGNVRARPMPPGRGTFVSRKRGAPLIQVGWLPDR from the coding sequence GTGAGCCAGATCGTCGTGAAACGCCCGCCGAGGTCACTGCCGCCTGAAGTGCCCACTGATGCACTGGCCCTTGAGCCGCCTCCCGAGCTCCCGCGGGGGCAGCAGGAGGGCATGCTGATGCAGATCCTGCCGGTGCTCGGCATGGGGTCGTCGGTGGTCTTCTTCTTCTCGCCGCAGGCACCTCCGTTCATGCGCATCATGGGTGTACTGATGCTGGTGTCCACCCTGGCGATGGTGATCGCCCAGGTGGTGAGATTCCGTCGGGGTACGCAGGGGCAAATGGCGGATGTCCGGCGGGACTACCTCAAATACCTCGCCCAGACACGGCGGACCATCCGCAAGACAGCGCGCAGTCAGCGGGACGCCCAGCTCTATCTGAATCCCGATCCGGAGCAGTTGTGGTCGCTGGTGGCCGAGGGCTCGCGGGTGTGGGAACGCCGGGTGGGCGACCATGACTTCGGTCAGATCCGGGTCGGGCTCGGTGCGCAGCAGTTGGCGACGCCGCTGATCGCGCCGGACACGGCACCGGTGGACGAGTTGGAGCCGCTGGCCGCGGGGGCGATGCAGCAGTTCCTGGCGGTCCACGGTTCGTTGGACGGCCTGCCGATGGCGATCTCCCTGCGCGCCTTCTACCACTTGACGGTTTCCGGGGAGCCGCAGTCGGCGCAGTCCGCCGCGCGTGCTCTGGTGACCCAGTTGGTGACCCTGCACTCCCCCGACGACCTGATGGTCGCGGTGGTCGCCGCTCCGGGGTCCGTGGAGCGGTGGGACTGGACGAAGTGGCTGCCGCACACCCAGGTGCCGGGCCAGATCGACGGGGCCGGCAGCAAGCGGCTGTTCGGCGATGACCTCGGCGAGTTGGAGCAGTTGCTGCACAGCAGGTTGGAGGGCAGGCCGCGGTTCAGTCGGGACAACCAGCCGGTGCTCGACCAGCCGCATATCGTCCTGGTGCTCGACGGCGGGATGGTGCCGCCCGACTCGCTGTTCGCGGCGGCCGAGGGGTTGCAGGGCGTGACCATCGTCGAGGTGGTCTCCGGTGATCTCGACGAGCCGCGCGGTGGACTGTCGATCGTGGTGCGCCCGGGGAAGCTGCGGCTCGCGTCGGGGCACCGGGTGGCGTACGAGGGGGTTCCGGACGGGATCTCGCTGCCCGCCGCGGAGGCGCTGGCGCGGCAACTGGCGCCGCTGCGCACGGGCGGGGGCGACGACGACGAGCCGCTGCTGGCGAACCTGGACTTCACGGACCTGTTGAATCTGGGGGACGCGGCCAGCGTCGATGTGGCGCGGACCTGGCGGCCCCGGTCCATGGCGGAGCGGTTGCGGGTGCCCATCGGTGTCGGCGAGGACGGCCAGCCGGTGATGCTGGACCTCAAGGAGGCGGCGCAGGAGGGCATGGGTCCGCACGGGCTCTGTGTCGGCGCCACCGGCTCCGGAAAGTCGGAGTTGCTGCGGACCCTGGTGCTCGGTCTCGCGGTCACCCACTCCTCGGAGACGTTGAACTTCGTACTTGCCGACTTCAAGGGTGGTGCGACCTTCGCGGGGATGTCGCAGATGCCGCACGTCGCGGCTGTGATCACCAACCTGTCGGACGACCTGACGCTGGTCGACCGCATGGGGGACGCGATCCGCGGCGAGTTGCAGCGGCGGCAGGAGTTGCTGCACAAGTCGGGCAACTACGCCAACATCCACGACTATGAGAAGGCCCGTGCCGCGGGTGCCCCGCTGGAGCCGCTGGCCTCGCTGGTGCTGGTGCTGGACGAGTTCTCCGAACTGCTGACCGCCAAGCCCGACTTCATCGACATGTTCATCCAGATCGGTCGGATCGGTCGTTCGCTGGGCGTGCATCTGCTGTTGGCGTCCCAGCGGCTGGAGGAGGGCAAGCTGCGGGGGCTCGACACCTATCTCTCGTACCGGGTCGGTCTGCGGACGTTCTCGGCCGCCGAGTCGAGGGCCGCGATCGGGGTGCCGGACGCGTACCACCTGCCGTCGGTGCCGGGCTCGGGCTATCTGAAGTTCGGTACCGAGGAGATGACCCGGTTCAAGGCGGCGTACGTCTCGGGGACCTATCGCACCGGCGGACCGGACCTGTCGGCCGGCCAGTTGCCCATCGAGCGGCGGCCCGCCGTCTTCACGGCCGCACCGGTGCCGGTGGTGTACGCGGCTCCCACGCCGATCACCAGTGCGTCCGCCCGTACGCACGAGGACGAGGCGCTGGCGGACACGGTGCTGGACGTGATCGTGCGCCGGTTGGAGGGGCAGGGCGTGCCCGCGCACCAGGTGTGGTTGCCGCCGCTGGACCAGGCACCGACGCTGGACCAGTTGCTGCCGGGGCTGGCGCCGACGGCGGATCGCGGGCTGACTGCGACGGAGTACACCCGTCCCGGGGGCCTCACGGTTCCGCTGGGGCTCATCGACAAGCCCTTCGAGCAGCGGCGCGAGGTGCTGTACCGGGACTTCTCGGGTGCCGCGGGGCACATGATGATCGTGGGCGGTCCGCAGTCGGGTAAGTCGACGCTGATGCGGACGCTGATCTCGTCCTTCGCCCTCACCCACACCCCGTACGAGGTCCAGTTCTACTGTCTGGACTTCGGCGGAGGCGGGCTGTCGTCACTGTCTGACCTGCCGCACGTCGGTGGAGTGGCGTCCCGGCTGGACCCGGAGCGGGTGCGCCGTGCGGTCGCCGAGGTCCTCGGGGTGCTCAACCGTCGGGAGGAGTTCTTCCGCGCCAACGGGATCGACTCCATCGCCACGTACCGTCGTCGGCGTGCGGCGGGCGAACTCCCGGGTGAAGCCTGGGGCGATGTGTTCCTGGTCATCGACGGCTGGGGCGGTTTCAAGAACGACTACGAGATGATGGAGCCGCTGGTCGCGGATCTGACCGCACGGGGGCTGGGCTACGGCATCCATGTGGTGATCACCGCAGCGCGGTACATGGAGGTGCGGGCGGCCCTCAAGGATCAGATGCTGGGTCGGCTGGAGTTGCGGCTCGGTGACGTCATGGACTCCGAGTTCGACCGGAAGGTCGCGGCCAACGTGCCGACCGGGGTGCCCGGCCGTGGTCAGGTGCCGGAGAAGCTGCACTTCATGACCGCCCTGCCGAGGATCGACTCGATCAGCTCGGCGGGTGATCTGGCGGAGGGGTGCGCGGCCCTGGTGCAGGCGTCCAAGAGCCAGTGGAACGGACCGCCGGCGCCCGTCATCCGGCTGTTGCCGCGCCGGCTGCCCGCGGAGCAGTTGCCGAAGGGCTTCGAGCAGCCGCAGCACGGCATCGCCATCGGCATCGACGAGACCAGCCTCGAACCGGTGTTCGTCGACTTCGAGACCGACCCCTTCTTCCTGGTCTTCGGCGAGAGCGAGTCCGGCAAGACCGCGCTGCTGCGGCTGATCGCCAAGCAGATCACCGAGCGGTACACCCCCGAGCAGGCGCGGATCGTGGTGGGCGACTACCGGCGCACCATGCTGGAGGCGGTGGCCCCCTCGCACCTGCTGGAGTACGCCCCGATGACGTCGGCCATGGAGATGCACATGGACGCCATCGGAACCGTCATGGGCAAGCGGGCGCCCAAGCCGGACATCACCCCTCAGCAGTTGCGCGACCGCAGCTGGTGGACCGGCCCACAGCTGTTCGTGATCATCGACGACTACGAGTTGGTGGCCACCGGTTCGGGCAATCCGCTGTCGGTGCTGGTGGAGCATCTGCCGTTCGCCCGTGACGTCGGCATCCGCTTCATCGTGGCCCGCAGCTCCGCGGGGGCGTCCCGGGCGATGTACGAGTCGTTCATGCAGCGGATCAAGGAGTTGGGGGCGCAGGGCGTCATCCTCTCCGGGGATCCGGGTGAGGGCGACATCCTGGGCAACGTCCGGGCGCGGCCGATGCCTCCGGGACGCGGCACGTTCGTTTCGCGCAAGCGCGGCGCGCCGCTGATCCAGGTGGGCTGGCTGCCGGATCGCTGA
- a CDS encoding WXG100 family type VII secretion target, producing the protein MTTAVNYDTVTTAASDVRATSTYLNQQLQDLLGQVKQVAGNWQGEAKEAYITVQSNIATNMDGLNQELATIARLLDQAVVGYQDTDKGNAARFRMMQ; encoded by the coding sequence ATGACGACTGCCGTCAATTACGACACAGTGACCACGGCGGCCAGCGATGTGCGCGCCACCTCCACCTACCTCAACCAGCAGCTCCAGGACCTCTTGGGCCAGGTGAAGCAGGTCGCCGGAAACTGGCAGGGTGAGGCCAAGGAGGCTTACATCACGGTCCAGAGCAACATCGCCACCAACATGGACGGCCTCAACCAGGAGCTGGCGACCATCGCCCGCCTGCTGGACCAGGCCGTCGTGGGCTACCAGGACACCGACAAGGGCAACGCAGCCCGGTTCCGCATGATGCAGTGA
- the mycP gene encoding type VII secretion-associated serine protease mycosin produces MSHTHPHPRPHRRIARAAVAATLAGWAFAPSLAYAVHPPHTASGGGPVLDGSGECTIPMKEQIPGIPWPLQRVLLDQVWQDTKGKGVRVAVIDTGVDNKNPQLRGAVDASAGKDFLPVDKENPSGNAGKTNGTVDEIGHGTKVAGIIAARPRAGTGFVGLAPEATIIPIRQNDENNSGSDVSMAKAIDHAIAEKADVINISQDTTKPLKPDSALGLAVDRALKEEIVVVASAGNDGMDGKSKKTYPAAFPGVLAVASSDRNNERAAFSQAGDFVGVAAPGVDVVSTVPGNGQCVDNGTSFSAPYVAGVAALLKAKYPRWKPHEIVAQIEQTAERSTNGRDDFVGWGVVDPVRALDGDGGPIQQPTPDLGPAKAPAPEPAALTLGETPQERTERYATYALGIGVVLVSVVAGSATVLRDTRRKRAH; encoded by the coding sequence GTGTCGCATACACATCCGCATCCGCGTCCCCACCGACGGATTGCTCGGGCCGCCGTTGCGGCCACCCTCGCCGGATGGGCGTTCGCACCCTCGCTCGCGTACGCCGTGCACCCTCCGCACACCGCGAGCGGCGGGGGACCCGTCCTGGACGGCAGTGGTGAGTGCACCATTCCGATGAAGGAGCAGATCCCCGGCATCCCCTGGCCCTTGCAGCGCGTCCTGCTCGACCAGGTCTGGCAGGACACCAAGGGCAAGGGCGTCCGCGTGGCCGTGATCGACACCGGCGTGGACAACAAGAACCCCCAACTGCGCGGGGCCGTCGACGCATCCGCCGGGAAGGACTTCCTCCCGGTGGACAAGGAGAACCCGAGCGGCAACGCGGGCAAGACCAACGGGACGGTCGACGAGATCGGGCACGGCACCAAGGTCGCCGGCATCATCGCGGCCCGCCCGCGGGCCGGTACGGGCTTCGTGGGGCTGGCCCCTGAGGCCACCATCATTCCGATCCGCCAGAACGACGAGAACAACAGCGGCAGCGATGTGTCGATGGCGAAGGCGATCGACCACGCCATCGCCGAGAAGGCCGACGTCATCAACATCTCCCAGGACACGACCAAGCCCCTGAAGCCGGATTCGGCGCTGGGGCTCGCGGTCGATCGGGCGCTGAAGGAGGAGATCGTCGTCGTCGCTTCGGCGGGCAACGACGGCATGGACGGCAAGTCGAAGAAGACGTACCCCGCGGCCTTCCCCGGGGTCCTCGCGGTGGCCTCGTCGGACCGCAACAACGAGCGGGCCGCCTTCTCCCAAGCCGGTGACTTCGTCGGCGTCGCCGCACCGGGCGTCGACGTGGTCTCCACCGTCCCCGGCAACGGCCAGTGCGTCGACAACGGCACCAGCTTCTCGGCGCCCTATGTGGCGGGGGTCGCCGCCCTGTTGAAGGCGAAGTACCCGCGCTGGAAGCCGCACGAGATTGTTGCCCAGATCGAGCAGACCGCCGAGCGCAGCACCAACGGCCGTGATGACTTCGTCGGCTGGGGCGTCGTCGACCCGGTGCGCGCGCTCGACGGTGACGGCGGCCCGATCCAGCAGCCGACCCCCGACCTCGGTCCGGCCAAGGCCCCCGCTCCGGAGCCCGCCGCGCTCACCCTCGGCGAGACTCCACAGGAACGCACCGAGCGGTACGCAACCTATGCATTGGGAATCGGCGTCGTACTGGTGTCCGTGGTGGCGGGGTCGGCGACGGTCCTCCGCGACACCCGGCGCAAAAGGGCGCATTGA
- the eccE gene encoding type VII secretion protein EccE: MASATRARRAARGQSPNQPGAPSQGAVVPRLKGRPGHFGSFRLQQFVLIEIAAALLLVAWVIDTLLLVPTAVVAAVLVLLALLRRHRRSLPEWLSTVFALRARTRRAASLVLPADTEPGLAPAVECDPALRTYTFSDRDRRPVGMIGDGTFVTALLQIETGPTALRPERTARPLPVSLVRDVLEVDGIRLESAQIVQHTQPAPAPHLPQQSVAARNYAPLQAQTGSPALRITWIALKLDPELCPDAVAARGGGLEGAQKCLVRTADQLASRLTGAGFTATVLTEPELIAAIATSSCASPLAIAQAGRADAPTRRTQETSRTWRVDDRRHTTYWMGRWPQLGGGGASMPQLVALLTSIPALATTFSLTLGQGDRQGVTVTGHVRITGRSDEELVTARHELERAARGVRTGLVRLDREQLPGMLATLPLGGAR; the protein is encoded by the coding sequence ATGGCTTCCGCTACGCGTGCGCGGCGCGCTGCCCGGGGGCAATCCCCCAACCAACCCGGGGCGCCCTCACAAGGAGCGGTCGTCCCCCGGCTCAAGGGACGACCCGGACACTTCGGCTCGTTCCGACTGCAACAGTTCGTCTTGATCGAGATCGCCGCCGCCCTGTTGTTGGTGGCCTGGGTGATCGACACCCTGCTGCTGGTCCCGACGGCCGTCGTCGCGGCGGTCCTGGTGCTCCTGGCCCTCCTGCGCAGACACCGGCGCTCCCTTCCGGAGTGGCTGTCCACCGTCTTCGCGCTGCGCGCACGGACCCGCAGGGCTGCTTCCCTGGTGCTACCCGCGGACACCGAACCGGGCCTGGCCCCCGCCGTCGAATGCGACCCCGCCCTGCGGACGTACACCTTCAGCGACCGTGACCGCCGACCGGTCGGAATGATCGGGGACGGCACCTTCGTGACCGCGCTCCTCCAGATCGAGACCGGCCCCACCGCGCTGCGCCCGGAGCGGACCGCGCGGCCCCTGCCCGTCTCCCTGGTACGGGACGTGCTGGAGGTGGACGGCATCCGGTTGGAGTCGGCGCAGATCGTCCAGCACACCCAACCGGCACCTGCGCCGCATCTGCCCCAGCAGTCCGTCGCCGCCCGCAACTACGCCCCTCTCCAGGCCCAGACGGGCTCGCCCGCACTGCGGATCACCTGGATCGCGCTCAAGCTGGATCCCGAACTGTGCCCCGACGCGGTCGCGGCCCGCGGTGGCGGGTTGGAGGGTGCGCAGAAGTGTCTGGTGCGCACCGCCGACCAGTTGGCGAGCCGGCTGACGGGCGCCGGATTCACCGCGACCGTCCTGACCGAGCCCGAGCTGATCGCCGCCATCGCGACCTCCTCCTGTGCGAGCCCGCTCGCCATCGCCCAGGCCGGTCGGGCCGACGCGCCCACGCGGCGCACCCAGGAGACCTCCCGCACCTGGCGGGTCGACGACCGTCGTCACACGACGTACTGGATGGGCCGTTGGCCGCAACTGGGCGGCGGCGGGGCCTCCATGCCCCAACTGGTCGCGTTGCTGACCTCCATCCCGGCGCTGGCCACGACCTTCAGTCTCACCCTGGGGCAGGGCGATCGACAGGGGGTGACCGTGACCGGCCATGTCCGCATCACGGGTCGCAGCGACGAGGAACTGGTCACCGCCCGCCATGAACTGGAGCGCGCCGCCCGGGGAGTGCGTACCGGACTGGTGCGGCTCGACCGGGAGCAGTTGCCCGGAATGCTCGCCACACTGCCGCTCGGGGGAGCCCGCTGA
- the rpsO gene encoding 30S ribosomal protein S15: MSLDAATKKQIMTEFGTKEGDTGSPEVQVAMLSRRISDLTEHLKTHKHDHHSRRGLLILVGQRRRLLQYLAKKDIQRFRTLVDRLGIRRGAAGGAK; the protein is encoded by the coding sequence GTGTCTCTCGACGCCGCTACGAAGAAGCAGATCATGACCGAGTTCGGCACCAAGGAGGGCGACACCGGCTCCCCCGAGGTCCAGGTCGCCATGCTCTCGCGCCGGATCTCGGACCTGACCGAGCACCTCAAGACCCACAAGCACGACCACCACTCCCGCCGCGGTCTGCTCATTCTGGTCGGCCAGCGCCGCCGTCTGCTGCAGTACCTGGCCAAGAAGGACATTCAGCGCTTCCGTACGCTGGTCGACCGCCTCGGCATCCGCCGTGGTGCGGCCGGCGGCGCCAAGTAA
- a CDS encoding WXG100 family type VII secretion target yields MSGNRDLDVTSGELVGLSGKIDKFQGELNSRITSLNGVVDRIQAGWKGAAQQEYDRVQAELNRRLRDVQRDLDNLQQLVKMSADGFDAQETERIQAFRKMEPGQGSAILNV; encoded by the coding sequence ATGTCGGGCAACAGGGACCTTGATGTCACTAGTGGCGAACTCGTCGGTCTTTCCGGCAAGATCGACAAATTCCAGGGGGAGCTGAACAGTCGGATCACTTCGCTCAACGGCGTGGTGGACCGCATTCAGGCGGGCTGGAAGGGCGCGGCCCAGCAGGAGTACGACCGGGTGCAGGCGGAGCTCAACCGCCGACTGCGCGATGTGCAGCGCGACCTGGACAACCTCCAGCAGCTGGTCAAGATGAGCGCCGACGGCTTCGACGCCCAGGAGACCGAGCGCATCCAGGCGTTCCGCAAGATGGAGCCCGGACAGGGCAGCGCCATCCTCAACGTCTGA
- the eccD gene encoding type VII secretion integral membrane protein EccD: MSTTAATGFCRVTVVAPDSRIDVALPEDIAVADVYPEILRLTGQTQTPGTPTGYHLVRRDGTVLDGARTLSAQQILDGEVLSLRPFAESLPPAVYDDVSDAVASAVRRDRHLWSDELLRAAGQLGGVVLLVLMGFILWFADPVHHDMHSLPGIIAGAAGLLLTAFAGVRARVYADRATAVALGLGALPLLLIAGSGIIAPDSGDGPGRLQFLLGCVTVLIASVALVALTPSGDAPFVAATFLSATGTLATFIGILTEATATETAAVVVPVAIGLVAFLPGLSARFARLPIGYASPRSAAEDDFNADPADPHALPEPEPVDGERIALQARRGHEMLLGLVGGCAAVVVGSAAVLGFSSSFWGQLLALAAGLAMLLRARLFRYTSQVACALVAGIAAIALLVLGLSLNPPVDLVKELVMYGDRSGLDIRTVWLAAAVAAGAALITAIGLVIPKKGLSPFWGRLLDLTEGLVLLSLVPLSLAVLDVYSAARSLTS, from the coding sequence GTGAGTACGACCGCAGCGACCGGCTTCTGCCGCGTCACCGTCGTCGCGCCGGACAGCCGGATCGATGTCGCCCTTCCCGAAGACATCGCCGTCGCCGACGTCTACCCGGAGATCCTGCGGCTCACCGGCCAGACCCAGACCCCCGGTACGCCCACCGGCTACCACCTGGTCCGCCGGGACGGCACGGTCCTCGACGGCGCCCGCACGCTCTCGGCCCAACAGATCCTCGACGGCGAGGTCCTCAGCCTCCGCCCGTTCGCCGAGTCCCTCCCCCCGGCCGTCTATGACGATGTGTCGGACGCCGTGGCGTCCGCCGTGCGCCGCGACCGGCATCTGTGGAGCGACGAACTCCTGCGCGCCGCAGGACAGCTGGGCGGCGTGGTGCTGCTGGTGCTGATGGGCTTCATCCTCTGGTTCGCGGACCCCGTCCACCACGACATGCACAGCCTGCCCGGCATCATCGCCGGCGCCGCCGGACTGCTCCTCACCGCCTTCGCCGGGGTGCGCGCCCGCGTCTACGCCGACCGCGCCACCGCCGTCGCCCTCGGACTCGGCGCACTGCCCCTGCTCCTGATCGCGGGTTCCGGCATCATCGCCCCCGACAGCGGCGACGGCCCCGGCCGACTTCAGTTCCTCCTCGGCTGCGTCACCGTCCTGATCGCCTCGGTCGCCCTCGTCGCCCTCACCCCCAGCGGTGACGCACCCTTCGTGGCCGCCACCTTCCTCAGCGCCACCGGCACCCTCGCCACGTTCATCGGCATCCTCACCGAGGCCACCGCCACCGAGACCGCCGCCGTCGTCGTACCCGTCGCCATAGGGCTCGTCGCCTTCCTGCCCGGACTCTCCGCCCGCTTCGCCCGGCTCCCCATCGGCTACGCATCCCCCCGAAGCGCCGCCGAGGACGACTTCAACGCCGACCCCGCGGACCCGCACGCCCTGCCCGAACCCGAGCCCGTCGACGGCGAGCGCATCGCCCTCCAAGCCCGCCGCGGCCATGAAATGCTCCTGGGCCTCGTCGGTGGCTGCGCCGCGGTCGTCGTCGGCAGCGCCGCCGTCCTCGGCTTCTCCAGCAGCTTCTGGGGGCAGCTCCTCGCCCTCGCGGCCGGCCTCGCGATGCTCCTGCGCGCCCGCCTCTTCCGCTACACCTCGCAGGTCGCCTGCGCCCTCGTCGCCGGAATCGCCGCCATCGCGCTCCTGGTACTCGGCCTCTCCCTCAACCCGCCCGTGGACCTCGTCAAGGAGCTGGTGATGTACGGGGACCGAAGCGGCCTCGACATCCGCACCGTCTGGCTCGCCGCCGCCGTCGCCGCGGGCGCCGCACTGATCACCGCCATCGGCCTCGTCATCCCCAAGAAGGGCCTGTCACCCTTCTGGGGTCGACTCCTCGACCTCACCGAGGGCCTCGTCCTGCTCTCCCTCGTCCCGCTCTCCCTCGCCGTCCTCGACGTCTACTCGGCGGCACGGTCCCTGACCAGCTGA